From Gimesia panareensis, the proteins below share one genomic window:
- a CDS encoding sulfotransferase, with translation MSENSKIILGMGTGRCGTLSLAEILNAQPNTHVTHEEAPLLPWDREHNSGIIARRFSRMRRKRNAELIGDIASFYLPYVEEIINTESDVRIICLKRDKEAVVKSFCRWLDLVHPLPMNHWAKELPSGWHYEPNWSRIFPKYDTQSREAGIARYWDEYNERAEILSRDFPDHLRIVEMEQLNDEAGVSELLSFVGIPKAQQVNQAGHHTHKSDQTPVKPVEHRVSAHPMDPRNCVILVPYTGSIVPQCEQSLKELERRGYTVRRIRGYAAIDQGRNQLATNALKDGFIETMWIDADVGFFPDAIEKLRKHNLPISCGIYPKKGKRELACHVLPGTPSMTFGNDGGLIEILYAGTGFLHIRREVYRKIQEQLKLPMCNERFGETMIPFFHPMLYQRDDGYDYLAEDYSFCQRARDCGYQIMADTTVRLWHVGMYAYGWEDAGRESERFGSFTLNFNQ, from the coding sequence ATGTCTGAAAATTCAAAGATCATCCTCGGTATGGGAACGGGCCGATGTGGAACGCTTTCTCTGGCAGAGATTCTAAACGCGCAACCGAATACCCATGTCACTCATGAAGAAGCCCCCTTATTACCATGGGATCGTGAACACAACAGTGGCATCATCGCCAGGCGATTTTCCCGGATGCGGCGAAAAAGAAATGCCGAACTGATCGGAGATATTGCGTCTTTCTATCTGCCCTACGTCGAAGAGATCATCAATACAGAGTCAGACGTTCGCATCATCTGCCTGAAACGAGACAAAGAGGCTGTCGTCAAAAGTTTCTGTCGCTGGCTGGATCTTGTGCATCCCCTTCCCATGAACCATTGGGCCAAAGAACTGCCATCGGGATGGCACTATGAACCCAACTGGTCTCGAATCTTCCCCAAGTACGACACCCAAAGCAGAGAAGCTGGGATCGCCCGTTACTGGGATGAGTACAATGAGCGGGCAGAGATTCTGTCCAGGGATTTTCCGGATCATCTCAGAATTGTCGAGATGGAACAACTGAATGATGAGGCTGGAGTAAGCGAGCTCTTGTCATTTGTGGGAATTCCCAAGGCACAACAGGTCAATCAGGCAGGACACCATACTCACAAATCAGATCAGACCCCAGTAAAACCAGTAGAGCATCGTGTCTCTGCTCATCCAATGGACCCACGAAACTGTGTCATTCTGGTACCCTACACAGGGAGCATTGTTCCCCAATGTGAACAGTCACTTAAAGAACTGGAACGTCGCGGATATACCGTACGTCGTATCCGCGGTTATGCAGCCATAGATCAGGGACGCAATCAGCTGGCTACAAATGCTCTCAAAGATGGTTTTATAGAGACGATGTGGATCGATGCTGATGTGGGTTTCTTTCCCGATGCGATCGAGAAACTTCGAAAACATAACCTGCCGATTTCCTGTGGCATCTATCCGAAAAAGGGTAAACGGGAACTGGCCTGCCATGTGCTGCCGGGGACGCCGAGTATGACATTTGGCAATGACGGCGGCCTGATTGAAATTCTCTATGCGGGAACTGGCTTTCTACACATCCGCAGGGAGGTCTACCGAAAGATTCAGGAACAGCTGAAGCTCCCAATGTGTAACGAACGCTTCGGCGAGACCATGATTCCCTTCTTCCACCCAATGCTGTACCAGCGTGACGACGGATATGATTATCTGGCTGAGGACTATTCGTTCTGTCAGCGTGCCCGGGATTGTGGCTACCAGATCATGGCAGATACCACCGTTCGCCTCTGGCATGTCGGCATGTAT
- a CDS encoding carboxypeptidase-like regulatory domain-containing protein produces the protein MNMHEHSFGIRRPLCLTVFCFLLAATLQGCLPGDGASSFSGQVLDEQNQPVIDADVTISDAPSNKNQLLMSPWKLKTHAEGKFQITSAHAPAEGGLILEVKKEGYEPYQKQYAAGSVYANLIINLKPKDESEPKVPEQ, from the coding sequence ATGAATATGCACGAACACTCATTCGGAATTCGGCGTCCCTTGTGTCTAACGGTTTTCTGTTTCCTGCTGGCTGCGACTTTACAGGGATGTCTTCCAGGTGATGGTGCATCATCATTTTCAGGTCAGGTGCTCGATGAGCAAAATCAGCCGGTCATTGATGCAGATGTGACAATATCAGATGCTCCCAGTAATAAAAATCAACTGTTGATGTCACCCTGGAAATTAAAGACTCATGCTGAGGGAAAGTTTCAAATCACCTCAGCCCACGCTCCTGCAGAAGGAGGATTAATCTTAGAAGTGAAGAAGGAAGGATACGAGCCATATCAGAAACAGTATGCGGCAGGTAGTGTCTATGCAAACTTAATCATCAATCTCAAACCCAAAGATGAATCAGAACCGAAAGTACCAGAACAATGA
- a CDS encoding cadherin repeat domain-containing protein gives MVLKDWLYSLRFCLQSGAPVRSRRGRRRRNKHKFQYVAAIEKLEQRQLLSGTNDAPQFDDYGMGYWWSVAEDAAVGSVIGTVSATDPDGDAFSYALSSGTDVVSIDTSTGEITLIAALDYETSQSVSFGVSATDSNGNSSTSWVDMSVTDVNESPVFDDYGMGYWWNVAEDAAVGSVIGTVSASDPQNDAVTYGLTSGTETFSIDASTGAITLIAALDYETSQSVSFGVSATDSQGNTSTSWGEIYVEDVAETSGSSSSSGSGSSSSSGSTSGSGSGSGSNSGSGSSSGSSSSSGSNSSSGSGTGSSSGSTSGSSSGSASSSGSTSSSGSSSTSGSNSSSTSGSTSGSTSGSTSSSGSGSSSGSSSSSSSGSTSGSTNSAYDSYLASVTAADNAYANTVQNAANTYNTAVDAADTVLDNAKLSAADSYNSAVATANTAYQNATQAADDAYQSAMDAADNAYNSAITNAGNAYDGAVATADAAYDSAAQAAADAYDSTMATADNTYNSAVDAAYAVYNDAVDVADTTYDSAVENASNAYNSAVDSATDVWNSAYTSAENSFNAAIDAALLIAETAIQSAEDDYNTTMDAADATFETAEQAAANTYNTTMDGADNTYNTAIDAADAAFNTAVQSATNAYNGVVDPAYQSYLDAVEAADQAWDAAYNAAWDLMMDAMDNGGDTSAADAAFIAADDAWYAAEEAAWNTFAAVESTAATTYSAAVEAAKNQWQISADSAADDWYATESTASAVYQTAYDAAVAAWNTTEGNAWSTYEAAYAIASSNYESAEDAAWTNFTTAMNAADAVWIAAEDAAWMQYSTAVSAADADWVAAEAAAWTVFETAEENAAAAWTSTEAAAFSTYDTAMAAAETAWDTAEQAAWSAFETAQTAAETTWENAVNSAWSTYDAAWTAAEDAWATAESAAWNAYENAVSLAEAAWNTAETNAWNTYEGALAGAETDWENAEDAAWVAFQNAAAPAAQQQGGDPAAQQNENNDDTSRKLTPTERAFIEYIFKKSMPGFNQQEDLQVTLAATLAKVTLYDGSNRSEWYWPKNVIAQNILYWRPWVNGIALGTDQFYRGNIYPAQQGNGSIALIAHETFHSFHEEFMAMGTTPFIAGYLLDSASAKLFEGDGYKKNISEMYAYAVQDTVTEILQRYPNAMSWFDPNSPSYGQIPADFANVVSFIFNGKITTRMSKTQ, from the coding sequence ATGGTGTTGAAAGACTGGTTGTATTCGTTGCGTTTTTGTTTGCAATCTGGTGCTCCTGTTCGTTCTCGGCGGGGTCGTCGACGCAGAAATAAGCACAAATTTCAATATGTTGCTGCGATTGAAAAGCTGGAACAACGCCAGTTGCTCAGTGGTACTAACGATGCCCCTCAGTTTGATGATTACGGAATGGGCTACTGGTGGAGTGTCGCTGAAGACGCCGCGGTAGGCTCTGTTATCGGCACTGTCTCTGCTACTGACCCTGATGGCGATGCATTTTCTTATGCTTTATCGTCGGGGACTGACGTCGTTTCCATCGATACCTCGACTGGTGAGATTACTCTGATTGCCGCGTTGGACTATGAAACCAGCCAGTCTGTTTCATTCGGCGTGAGTGCAACGGATTCCAATGGAAACAGTTCAACCAGCTGGGTTGATATGAGCGTTACCGACGTGAATGAATCGCCGGTCTTCGACGATTACGGAATGGGTTACTGGTGGAACGTCGCAGAAGATGCCGCGGTGGGTTCAGTGATTGGTACCGTTTCCGCCAGCGATCCTCAAAATGACGCGGTGACCTATGGGCTGACCTCAGGTACGGAGACGTTTTCCATTGATGCCTCGACTGGTGCGATTACTCTGATCGCTGCGTTGGACTATGAAACCAGCCAGTCCGTTTCATTCGGCGTGAGTGCAACGGATTCACAGGGAAACACTTCAACCAGCTGGGGGGAGATCTACGTAGAGGACGTTGCTGAAACTTCTGGCAGCAGTTCTTCATCCGGCAGCGGATCATCCTCTTCGAGTGGCTCAACCTCAGGTTCAGGCAGTGGTTCCGGTTCCAATAGTGGCTCTGGCAGTTCTTCCGGCTCCTCATCCAGTTCCGGCAGTAATTCGTCTTCGGGCAGCGGGACAGGTTCCTCGAGTGGTTCCACGTCGGGAAGCTCATCCGGTTCCGCGTCCTCATCAGGCAGCACTTCATCATCCGGTAGTAGTTCCACCTCCGGGAGCAACTCAAGCTCGACAAGCGGATCAACATCAGGCAGCACATCCGGATCCACCTCTTCATCGGGAAGTGGTTCTTCGTCCGGGAGTTCTTCATCATCCAGTAGTGGCTCGACGTCGGGGAGTACGAATTCAGCCTACGATTCCTATCTGGCAAGTGTGACCGCTGCTGATAACGCTTACGCAAATACTGTTCAGAATGCAGCCAATACGTATAATACGGCCGTTGATGCTGCTGATACAGTTCTGGATAACGCGAAGCTTTCTGCAGCAGATTCCTACAATTCCGCCGTTGCTACTGCCAATACAGCTTATCAAAATGCAACGCAAGCAGCAGACGATGCCTATCAGTCAGCAATGGATGCAGCTGACAATGCTTATAACTCGGCAATTACCAATGCCGGTAATGCTTATGATGGGGCAGTGGCCACTGCAGATGCCGCTTATGATTCGGCGGCACAAGCTGCTGCAGATGCTTACGATTCCACGATGGCGACTGCTGATAATACATATAATTCGGCAGTTGATGCTGCCTATGCAGTTTACAATGATGCCGTTGATGTCGCTGACACGACCTATGATTCCGCGGTAGAAAATGCATCAAATGCGTATAACTCAGCCGTTGACTCGGCTACTGATGTGTGGAATTCCGCATATACATCAGCAGAAAATTCCTTCAACGCAGCCATTGATGCTGCACTTCTCATCGCTGAAACAGCAATCCAATCAGCTGAGGATGATTATAATACCACGATGGATGCGGCCGATGCCACATTTGAGACAGCTGAGCAGGCAGCAGCAAATACTTACAACACGACAATGGATGGAGCAGATAATACTTATAACACAGCCATTGATGCAGCCGATGCCGCTTTTAATACTGCTGTTCAGAGTGCGACCAATGCTTATAACGGTGTAGTTGATCCCGCGTATCAATCCTATCTGGATGCGGTCGAGGCTGCTGACCAGGCTTGGGATGCTGCTTATAATGCAGCCTGGGATCTGATGATGGATGCCATGGACAATGGGGGAGATACATCTGCTGCAGATGCTGCATTCATAGCTGCTGATGACGCATGGTATGCAGCAGAAGAAGCTGCATGGAATACTTTTGCGGCAGTGGAAAGTACGGCAGCAACTACTTACTCTGCTGCAGTTGAAGCTGCAAAAAATCAATGGCAGATTTCCGCTGACTCTGCAGCAGATGACTGGTACGCCACGGAATCGACGGCAAGTGCAGTCTACCAGACTGCCTATGATGCTGCAGTCGCTGCGTGGAACACAACAGAAGGCAATGCGTGGTCGACATACGAAGCAGCATATGCAATTGCTTCCAGTAACTATGAATCTGCCGAGGATGCTGCATGGACGAATTTTACTACGGCTATGAATGCTGCAGATGCTGTATGGATTGCTGCAGAAGATGCTGCCTGGATGCAATATTCAACGGCAGTTTCTGCAGCTGATGCAGACTGGGTTGCAGCAGAAGCGGCTGCCTGGACAGTTTTTGAAACAGCCGAGGAGAACGCCGCTGCAGCCTGGACGTCGACAGAGGCTGCGGCATTTAGTACCTATGATACGGCAATGGCCGCAGCAGAGACAGCATGGGACACCGCAGAACAGGCCGCCTGGTCTGCGTTTGAAACTGCCCAGACTGCTGCTGAGACAACATGGGAGAATGCGGTCAATAGTGCCTGGTCTACTTACGACGCCGCCTGGACTGCTGCGGAAGATGCCTGGGCAACAGCCGAAAGTGCTGCCTGGAACGCTTATGAAAATGCCGTTTCACTCGCGGAAGCAGCCTGGAATACAGCCGAAACAAATGCCTGGAATACATATGAAGGTGCATTGGCCGGCGCTGAAACAGACTGGGAGAATGCGGAAGATGCCGCCTGGGTGGCCTTCCAGAATGCGGCAGCTCCTGCGGCTCAACAACAGGGGGGGGACCCGGCAGCCCAGCAGAATGAAAACAATGATGACACTAGCAGAAAATTAACACCGACGGAACGGGCATTTATTGAATATATCTTTAAGAAATCCATGCCCGGATTTAATCAACAAGAAGATCTCCAGGTTACACTTGCTGCAACCCTCGCTAAAGTTACTCTTTATGATGGATCTAATCGCTCGGAGTGGTACTGGCCGAAAAATGTCATTGCACAAAATATTCTTTACTGGAGACCCTGGGTAAATGGGATCGCTCTTGGGACGGATCAGTTCTATCGTGGCAATATTTATCCGGCACAGCAGGGAAATGGTAGTATTGCTTTAATTGCTCATGAAACCTTTCATTCTTTTCATGAGGAGTTTATGGCGATGGGAACGACCCCGTTCATAGCAGGTTATTTGCTTGACTCTGCCTCCGCCAAATTGTTTGAAGGCGATGGTTACAAAAAGAACATATCTGAAATGTATGCATATGCGGTACAAGATACTGTGACTGAGATTCTCCAGCGGTATCCTAATGCAATGTCCTGGTTTGATCCAAACTCACCCAGTTATGGACAAATTCCAGCAGATTTTGCTAATGTTGTCTCGTTTATTTTTAATGGTAAAATTACTACCAGGATGAGCAAAACACAATGA
- a CDS encoding SMI1/KNR4 family protein, whose protein sequence is MSLPDKVVNALSDPAYHRQGNNIEAVLGHLDVTPSSEFTEFYSTYFGPFWSNSLGIELADIREDECNIGTLTEQCRSQYGFPERMLVLTQLSPGGTVHVLDTESDEVFVVDFEGGEDLLIKGELEPRWETFSDFLQDYF, encoded by the coding sequence ATGAGTCTGCCAGATAAAGTTGTGAATGCTTTGAGTGACCCGGCGTACCATCGTCAGGGGAACAATATTGAGGCCGTGTTGGGACATCTGGACGTTACCCCTTCGAGTGAGTTCACGGAATTTTACAGCACATACTTTGGTCCGTTCTGGAGTAATTCGCTGGGAATTGAGCTTGCTGACATTAGAGAGGATGAATGCAATATCGGGACTCTTACAGAACAATGTCGTTCACAGTATGGATTTCCCGAACGAATGCTCGTGCTGACACAGCTTTCTCCTGGTGGGACCGTACATGTTCTGGACACTGAGTCGGACGAGGTATTCGTCGTCGATTTTGAGGGTGGAGAAGATCTGTTAATAAAAGGTGAATTAGAACCTCGCTGGGAAACTTTCAGCGACTTCCTTCAAGACTACTTCTAG